In Cyprinus carpio isolate SPL01 chromosome A5, ASM1834038v1, whole genome shotgun sequence, the sequence AGCAGGAGCGGGGGCGGGAGCAGGACTGGGGTTTGGGTTTGGATTAGGGTTGGGAGCCGGGTCGGGGACGGTGAAGCAGCCCCGTTTGTGCCACTGCATGTCACGTACACGTCTGACGGACTGCAGCTGTGGTTCTGTGGCTCCCCAGTCATTCCAGTGTTTGTATTCGCCATGTTCAAACACGAACTGACGCCCGCGGTAGCCAGGGTACATGTAGCCGACCCACCTGAGGAAAGAGATTGAAGTCATACTCGACTGTGAAAATAGTGTCCGAAGAAATCATGAAACAGCATTTGAATCCAATCAATTTACTTTTGtcacataaaaaaagatatttaacaagaaaaaaaaaacaaaacaaaaaaaacaccagactTGCTTTTATGATTGGATAAATCTGCCATTTTACGTAAGAATTCAAATTTGAGTTTGTTGTGGATTGACACACATGAAAACATTTgctgtgcttaatatttttgagaaaacaaagatttttttttgatgaagagaaaaaacagcatttatttgaattagaaatcttttgtaatgttataaatgtctttattgtcactttttgaTCTAATGCTTGtttctttcaaatttaaaaaaaaattcaaaaaaaaaaaaaaaaaaaaaaaaaaaaaaaaactgaccccaaacttttcaaaggTAGTTTCTTTCAAATAACATGCACTAATGACCaggaaaatgtatttaagaaGTAAAAAGAGTACATTGTGAGATCACATTGACTTTCAGACTGTTTGTAATCAGGTAAAATAagatttgaaacaaaaatcaaaaccatCTTGAAAAATCAAGCTTCATGAGTTAATGGTCTTTGGATAGCAGCGGCAAGAAAACAATCTCAAACAAACTCTCAAACTCACGTTCCGTTGACAGCTTTGGCACTGGCCACACGGTCCTGGAAGCCGTGGACCCACAAGCTGGGAATGTCATCATCCACGATTTCCATCTTTCTCCCGGCAAAGCTGCAGTTCTCGAACAGATGTAGTTTGTGGTCTGCGCTGTCCTAGTAATGGAGCGTAAACACAAGACTCAGTGGGCCGTGGCAGAAGAGCAGATCTTTAAGCAGGTGTGAGGTGTGAACGTGTCTCTCACCACTCTCAGAGGTCTAATGGACAGGAGGCAGTAGCTGCTCTGGCTGTTGGTCCAGGTGGACCAGCGAGGATATTCTCCCTTCTCCAAAACAAACTGCTCTCCCAGAAAGCCCTTCTGCTCAAAGGCGACCCATCTATGACAAGATCATCAAGATCAGGACGGATCAATGGATGATTCCTTTTGATTAAAGAAGGGATTCACAAACTTTCTTTGCCAAACCCCTTTCAacataaatatttacttgaagaaCCCCTGAGagtttaagttaatatttcaataatttaacaatacatttaaattttgacagttttctgatgttggttaatggtcacatgacatgcaggtaaagctgttttattttagtgtcatttatatactattatagctaTTAcctattaaagtttttgttaatattttgagttagatttaatttttagttttttatattaattttcattttaaagttttagtttttttctgttttttttatttttattattttaaaaaaaaaaaatctttatatagcCTATTGTTCATTTAGTtggagttattttagtacttcaacttattaaaaaatacatttctaaaagaaaatgagaaatgtttacttggcaactagctgaaatgaaagttattcaaatgagtttttatttttttttattttattttattttattttatttctattttatttgtattttatttattttatttgtattttattaatttaatatttaatttatttattaatttgaatttaattttaatttaatttaatttaatttaatttagggttattttatttattttattttcattttatcattttatttcaagtaattccgtttttttttttttttagttaaggacAATAACCCGTAGTTAAAcaagttaaacaaataaaaaattttcagttatttcagatatttcaatagctctttaattttttttttttatatatatatatttttttttacttgaaaacgcactatataatataattctaagctgttatttacattttttaaatgcccATATAGGTAAATTAATAAATCACAGTTCATTTTGGGATTCCAGAGGTTTTAAGAACTGCTTGTTCTAAACGAACATtatagagaagaaaaaagaaatatgattccatctttatatctttattgtatttttgcatttatattattatattatattatgtagtattatattatattatattatattatattatattatattttatattatattattatttatattatattatattattatcaattttaagaaaggtctgcactgtaaaaaataagtgtcattttaactgtacaattttgtaaaaacgctacaaaaaaaaagtgttaataggttaacagtaagttcctgtactatatacagggaaaaactgtaaaagatctaaccagacatttcatgtaattttacagtaaaatgctgttaattttacagtttttagaaataaaaaaagaacaaaatcaatgtataatttacagtcaaaaactgtaaactgatattcccagaattccctgtgtgacgctccacatttgaaagtattttgtttaaataatcatgttttttaatagttttttgttatcagttgtacatttgggctttatgttacatcttctgctgtttaatgaaagtttattgaattgtttaagtatcgtgtgtcaccatgatggtgttttgtgtttgcatgaatggactttgtgcaccttctatatattaatataaacttctgcttgtggcgaagctacttgtgatgaacttccattcttcatgtggctttctctttaccacctgcattattatggtggttgtcagtatgttaaaggtacaaaaacagattttaatagcagtgtgcgttgttgaatttactggtttacattaaaattttcttgtttgtaaataacagttttatactgtaaatttacagtttttggccgtaattgtgtttacagtttttctgtattttttacaaaagtattctggcaaccacagctgccaaaattattttgtaaaaactacagacttttttttacagtgtattttttacaaaagtattctggcaaccacagctgccaaaattattttgtaaaaactacagacttttttttacagtgtggttgaGAAGCACTGATATAAGTTGTCCATTGAGTTATaatcttctgaagtcatttgCTATAATCTGTGTGCAAAACAGACTGAAAACCTTCTCCTAGAGTTCTCCAACAGACAAATTCAGTTTGCATATATTCAAACATTTGCTTCAAGAACAGTCTGAACATTCTTCAGTCCTTCTTTTGTGGTTGTAGATAATGTTGTTTGACAGTAGAGAGCATGTACTCACGGGCAAGACTCAACTATGATTGATCCAACTTTTTCCAAGTTCTTCTCAATCAAGTCCTTGCATTCTGCTGACAGCTCGACCTTTTTTCCACGGAAGTTCTCGAATTCAAACAGTGAGACCTGTTAAGATGATTGATTCAACACATTTTAAGTCATAAACTGTTTGTCATAAACTTTATAAGCCATAAACTCTTTCATTCGTGAAAAACGAGCAGAATTTGTgtgtaaataatttgtaaaaccATTCATGTAAATtgtcattcattttaatgaagaaCTTCATTCTGCTCTTGTTTCCCCTAGACAGCAATAAGAGTTAATGAAGAACAAGTGGAGATATTTGCTGTTCAGAATTTTCTTCTCAagacaatgtctcaaactgtgttcAAATTTGTCAGTATCAAAGTCTGTAATCAAAATTCAAGAGatctcaatattaaagaaatagttcaccttaaatgaaaatgtactcactctcaggtcatgtaatgatgtagttttgtttttttgttgtttttgtttcttagtAAGATTTGTAGTATGAAGTGTATTGTTGAGTTAATGGTTGGAGTCAGAATGGGTGTtaaaaaagttgataaaaacaACAAGTAATCcataatttttaactttaaaccgttgcttATGACCAAAACATGAGTCCAGAATCCATAAttatgcttcctccagtgaaaacgtCCAGTTGTCcttcccctgttgtcctctcatattAAAATCCattgaaatatttgtttagaatggctttggactgtttttgcttgtaaatgtgcTTAATCTGtgcgtatttctctcctgattcacacgagattactttttcaatGGTTTCAAGTAatagtttgaaattaaaatgaaaaattatttttttcttcttacaaacatgcatgttttttttggcttcataatttattgatttgtgTGGTGGGTTGGTTTGgattattacattatttgttgttatcagctgtttggactttcattctgacggcacccattcactgcagaggatccactggtgagcaagtgatgcaatgctacatttctccaaatctgttctgatgaagaaacaaactcatctacatcttagatgccctgagggtgagtacatttttacattCCTTCATAGATAAATACTCTTACTGTGTGTCAGCTATTGGCTTGTTGTGTCTGCTTTTGCAAGAATCCACTCAGTCTCAGGAGCTCTAAAAGAGTTTCCTCTGGGCtttttgtctgtgaaaaagaACTGTATAAATTAGTATATCTGGACCTTGTAAACTGCTCCTGCTCCTCCTTGGCTCTTCTCAGCGACCTGCTGATCTGGGACTCCCTGCTGATCCGACATCTCTCCACCTgtccaaaacacaaacacacgtcaGAGATGAGGAAAAAGTGATTCACCAGCTATTGCTGTATGAGCATTAAAAACATGAGAAGAGTAAATAActtcaataaaatgttaaaccaAAAGAAAACAGGAAATTTAATCTAAAGAGGATGGCCACAAAGCACATCTGGAcacttataaatacataaatattattgtattagataaaaaaacaagaggcatttaacttgaagaaacatacacaatcatgcaaaatattcataactgatatgaacagtattttttattttattttttaacaaaacacaacTTGCGTTTCCCCAAAATTAGACAGGTAAACATATTCCTTAAGCAGCaatttataaaactgaaattaaacaagCTGTTACAATTGTTACAgcttgtttaatttttatgtacattattgtatatatatattgttgaatTGATAAAATATGTTCTTGGTAGtaggggaaaaacaaaaaccatacaaAACAATGACTGAAAAAACTTCAGAAGGGACACAATTAAACATAGCTTATCATGTTCATTATTGTAACACAttgtcttaaaaaatatttttggtaaaacaaaacaaaacaaaacaaaacaaaacaaaacaaaacaaaacaaaacaaaacaaaacaaaacaaaacaaaacattcaaaagggACACAATTAAATTCAGCTTATTATGCTCATTATTGTTACATATCCATTGTGTCAGTAAAAATGTTGTTAGTCGGgtggcaaaaataaaacaaaacaaaacagataacaAAAAGCTAATGCATCTTTCTTTTCAATTCACAAAAAAGAGGTTTGTTATAGGTTTTAAACTGAAACAATAGATCTAGCGGTGACAattaagacaaaaacattttgtaaacgtTCTTGTTTTAGCAGTAAAAGTTTGGATCAAATAGATTAGTCTTGATCAAGGAAAAATCTCTCTAAAAAggattttcctttctcttttatACCAATTTCTGTATTTCAATTACACTGCATTAGGTATCCAATTAAACCTAAGACAGATTTCTATGACAAtgatatttagtttcttttttactGCCAGCACACATGAAAAGTAAGACTTCAGATGAAGGCTGAACATATCTTTACCTGTTTCTCCCGTCCTTCACCTTCAGCAGTTCTCACCCCTCCACTCTCTctcagcgtgtgtgtgtatgagtgtgtgtgtgtgtgtgtgtgtgtgtgaggagtgtgtATGGAGGTGAGGGTGTATGGTGGAGGGAACCTGGGGGGTATTTATGGTTTAATTCCGTCCACAGCAGCAGAAATGGGTTGGGCGTTGATTGCTGTTGATGCAGCAAGTCTGTCGTTCGAATTTGTGTCCATCAGACTGCCTCTCAATAGGCTGTGAGTTGGCAGGAGTTGCCCGCAGCCACCAGCTTGCTCTGCTGCCAGCGTGGGTACAGTGGGCACCGACAGGGCGCGAGCCAAGAGGATTCAGACAGGATCAGCTGCTGTCATCACAACCCTGCTCactatcctctctctctctctctctctctctctggtctctcTGCCTCTCTGAGCCCAAACCCATTCCACAGATCTGGGCCATTCATCCTCATTTGATGGATTCTCAAAATTAGTGATTGTTTTCTATAACTTTTTGCCCAAGAAAagcatgcatgtaaaaaaaaaggaaaaaaagaaagaaacttttgaaatgaacaaatgaataaaaaagggcttaattttggtttaaaatgtagttaaatacaacttaaattgAATTTTCAAAACTTGGTCGATGTAAGTAAATGTATATCCAACACTTCCCACTATCACGCGCtatattaaattcaatatatttaaattcaacaaaCTGCATTTACAAAAGACTAGGGATGCaccttaaaaaaaagcaaatcaattattatttaatttaaaaaacaaacaaactttgaaatcacatttgaaatcggtaaataaataaaaaatgctttaattttggtttaaaatgtagttaaaagtaTCAATAActtaatatgtatttgtttaaataacatttaaattgcacttaaaaaaaaacaagggatgCACCTTAAAAAAGGAAACCAattattaaatagttaaaaaacacaatgaaatcacTTTTGAAATcgacaaataaattaaaaatatttatttaaatgctttaaatgcttaattttggtataacatattaaatgtatctaattaacatgtatatattttaaaattcaacttaaacagcatttaaaaaagaatCTGGGTGCACCTTAAAGGAAATTAATtatcaataattttaaaaagtcttaatttaggtttaaaatgtagttaaatgtaacaaatgaaTATGATCTACTGTACAATTTACCCTCTTATAAGGACTGTTTTCATAGCTCTTTCACTGATCTCTACTGATATCTCAGTCCTGCAGCACATACGCAAGCAGTATATACAAAGACAAACTTGCTTcccatttagaaaaatatttaatgaagatAATTGCAGTTCGTTTTTTAGAAAACACAATTCATGTTACCCAACATTAAACAGGTAAACATTTTCCTCAAGCAGCAATTTACACAGCTGAAgtctaaaaataaacatgactgaaaaacatttcaaaggaaCACAGACACAACTTATTAGACATTATCTTAACTCTGATTTGTGTTTGTAAAAGTGTTCTTGGCAGGACAGAAAAGACATGGGCAACAAAACCTCATAAATGACAATCAGCCAGATCCAAGCACATCAGCTGATGCTTTTCTGCTCACTAGCTttgattaaattagaaacatagagaataaaataaaagaatgaacTGAATGAGATCAAAATATCATCAAACAATGAATTGGTCTTAAAGGAATGGCATGATGTAAACAGAATGAAAacaattaagagaaaaaaaaaggagtttcATATAGCAATGCCATAATGAAGAATCTTAAGACTTTagaaacacaatatttaaaatcagaaaaatcaaaCTCAAATGCAATTTAATGCCTTAGAGCCCTAAGGCACCTTTTCCAGTGGTCTGACTCATTTAAAGTGCATTGAAGCTATACTGATTTCTGCTTCTCCATGATCAGAGATGAACAGAAGATATGTGCATTTGGCCCCTGATCGAACTGGAGGAACTCGAATGCTTGTTTTACCATcctcactttggataaaaacatctgctggattattaaatgtaaacaaaattaaaatgaacagcaCTTGCTTTTGCCACTTATAATGCTGCCAAATTATGACAGacttttaatgtaaaaagtaaaaatgtacatCTTGGCAAAGCCTTCAAACTGTTTAGTCCAGGACTTGTACTCAAAATAGTCTGATACTCAGTCAGCATGAGAATGAAAGATCATTGCACTTCTCATTCATGTAAGTCAGTTCCTTTGGCATCTTTGTGGCATCACACAGACTTCCTCTGCAGAGGACTTCTGCATCAAACCTGTGAGGCAAGACAGCAGGGTAAACAGCCTTTAATGTACTCTTCAAATTGTAAGAAGAACTAAATGaagtgatatgtgtgtgtgtgtgtgtgtgtgtatgtgtgtgtgtgtgtgtgtatggatttGTCCCCTCTATTGGAGATGAAGGTAGCAACATGCAAATATTCCTGGATTTTCAGGAAAGTTTCAGGAAGCTTCATTATTTAAGCAATCAGAGAACTGGATCCTGCAAATACACTGACCTGAGCTTCACGAGCTTCATGCTTCACTTTCAGGTTGACTCATTCGCTTCTTGGATTTGAGCTCAAGCAGCCAGGAGGGGGAAGAGCCGGACCTGGATTTACAATGAATCACAATGATTACATTTGACATAATGATGAATAAGAATGATCTGAATGGTGTATTCAGACAAATAATGCTAAATGAAGCACCATAATAAATGTGGCACCATAAAACATAATGTGCATCAAAGATAATAAAACACTGAAGCTGCACAATGAAATTAATCCtttaaagcctgacatatgaaataatagtcagaaatttttttttggaacagtttttgaacctttagacaaatatgaaaaaaagaagaagaaaaaaaaaggtttgcgtGTGTTTAATTGTATAATTGGTACATCAGGATTTTATAGCTCATTTtatatgatatagtgagaatatggagaaaaaaaacacccccGATTTTATTCAGAGGCACATATTGAGCAACACTACAcaatttggtgcagttgttgATATTTGTATGGCCAAAAAGTAATACAATTATGATAGTATGACATACAATAACAGTATAACAGACTACTGACATAaagtgcatataaatatcagttttcactcCATATCTCCTAATAATATGACTTAGTAagacaatatttaattgtttagttttatgatcaaagctctgtactGTAGTTTctaaacatataatgcaatgcaatacaatgatgattgagagataaacaaataaatattcctcaaaagcctgatgatcatattttataatcacattttaacatgattaaaaaaaaaaaagatctatggatgatcaagtaaacctaagttgcatCAGTCCATAAAGTGTTCatcaatatactataaatattactaacaatatgaaagttattcttacatttacttcataaaaatcagtaaagatttcacagcaaaaatacaCGTGAACCATGATCTTATGGTGgatgtttttacaattaaaataaaaggtgtttacttgctaaaaagtatCAGTCAGATGACAGAAAGCATGTAGTAAATTGTgaacaacaggtttttcagcaaagttttgatcatgttgatcattcagaggccttagaaatgtatcaaatataatacagtaggctttatagggttaaattaGCTGAAGAGTTATAAAACGCATTGATCTGACAATGAAATTGTGATTGCATCTCATCCGataagcaattattttttttactgaaagtttCTGGTCACACGTACCCACTGTCCTTGGCGTCAACAGGGGGCAGCACTCTGGGGCCGAGGGACCTGGTGTGTGCGAGGGGAGAGCGTGTGGGGACAGACGGAGGCGTCTGTGCTTCTGCTGGACTTACTGTTTCTGCAACTCCACTTCTCCGCTTTAGCTGGGCCTGCGAG encodes:
- the crybb3 gene encoding beta-crystallin B3, with product MSDQQGVPDQQVAEKSQGGAGAVYKVSLFEFENFRGKKVELSAECKDLIEKNLEKVGSIIVESCPWVAFEQKGFLGEQFVLEKGEYPRWSTWTNSQSSYCLLSIRPLRVDSADHKLHLFENCSFAGRKMEIVDDDIPSLWVHGFQDRVASAKAVNGTWVGYMYPGYRGRQFVFEHGEYKHWNDWGATEPQLQSVRRVRDMQWHKRGCFTVPDPAPNPNPNPNPSPAPAPAPAPAPAPAAPSAPAASS